One Methanolobus sp. WCC4 DNA segment encodes these proteins:
- a CDS encoding radical SAM protein: MKADKKDSSNKDITLVSIPGLAIKMDKKGDFVHLKAHGPLRKACAPFLKRINERLEAEKPAFVDEDKVIASTWLPPIPSKAFNRLLLAETQIALGRYIPETVSFEITRNCKCNCEHCVVSEGEGDLDLDIIKQAIDDVLDMGAMVIVFTEGDPMLREEIYELIDYVDKERAIVNMYTPGTEMTPDNARRLKEAGLHNLLISIYSTNPEKHDEVRRLEGAYEMATGAMRMGLEAGLLVTMTTHVSPKNIDELPAMYELAKDIGVHEFSLWESVPKKKGDRIITDDDRHKVLEMYHRINSTKGGPRIFANTYFEGEMLGCMAGQRWLSVCVDGLVKPCCYIPFHYGNIQDSSIKDIWSKIRKDRHFRGQRNRCLMQEQEYLELVDKIPEGASKPYDIEKIES; encoded by the coding sequence ATGAAAGCCGACAAAAAAGATTCATCCAATAAAGATATTACATTGGTCTCGATACCCGGACTCGCGATAAAGATGGACAAGAAGGGTGATTTTGTCCACCTGAAGGCACATGGACCTTTACGCAAAGCATGTGCCCCTTTTTTGAAAAGGATCAATGAAAGGCTGGAGGCAGAAAAACCTGCCTTTGTGGATGAGGATAAGGTAATCGCATCCACGTGGCTGCCACCCATCCCGAGCAAAGCTTTCAACAGATTGCTGCTGGCCGAGACACAGATAGCACTTGGAAGGTACATCCCGGAAACCGTTTCCTTTGAGATCACACGCAACTGTAAATGCAATTGCGAACACTGCGTTGTCAGCGAGGGAGAGGGTGACCTTGACCTTGACATCATCAAACAGGCTATAGATGATGTTCTTGATATGGGTGCAATGGTCATTGTCTTCACAGAGGGCGACCCAATGCTCAGAGAGGAGATCTACGAGCTCATAGACTATGTGGACAAGGAGCGTGCCATTGTTAATATGTACACCCCGGGAACCGAGATGACACCTGATAATGCAAGGCGTCTCAAGGAAGCCGGACTGCACAACCTTCTTATCAGCATTTATTCCACTAATCCTGAAAAGCACGATGAGGTACGTCGTCTTGAAGGAGCCTATGAGATGGCCACAGGTGCCATGAGAATGGGACTTGAGGCAGGATTGCTTGTCACAATGACAACACATGTATCACCGAAGAATATCGATGAACTGCCTGCAATGTACGAACTTGCAAAGGACATAGGTGTTCACGAATTCTCACTCTGGGAATCCGTTCCCAAGAAGAAAGGCGACCGGATAATCACCGACGATGACAGGCATAAAGTGCTTGAGATGTACCACCGCATCAATTCGACCAAAGGCGGACCACGCATCTTTGCCAACACTTATTTTGAAGGAGAGATGCTGGGATGCATGGCAGGACAGCGCTGGCTGAGCGTCTGCGTAGACGGTCTTGTAAAACCATGTTGCTACATCCCATTCCACTACGGGAATATACAGGACAGTTCCATAAAGGACATCTGGAGCAAGATCCGCAAGGACAGGCATTTCAGAGGGCAGAGAAACAGGTGCCTTATGCAGGAACAGGAATATCTGGAACTTGTGGACAAGATACCCGAGGGTGCTTCAAAGCCATATGATATTGAGAAGATAGAATCCTGA
- a CDS encoding tryptophan--tRNA ligase, giving the protein MNMKIDPWSALNIDDYSKLFDEFGILPFDDMLGEIENPHKFMNRKIIFGHRSYDLITDAMKNNKPFSVMSGFMPSGKIHLGHKMVMEEIIWHQQQGADAFVGIADRESHSVRGMSWEMCRDIGINEYIISLIALGFEPDGHIYFQSGSEQVKDLAFELASKANYSELSAIYGFTGETNVAHMLSAVTQSADILHPQLEEYGGPKPTVIPVGADQDPHIRLTRGLGHKMNMFKIEGREDKKGNKYFSVRSKGAPEEALKELSQRIPGKTKLFEGHVDVFSADNFDMLLNTVREVELEFNGYAFVPPSSTYHRFMSGLQGGKMSSSVPESYISLTEDPMGAAKKVKRAKTGGRMTLDEQKKLGGEPDKCSVYEMFLFHLVDDDEELAQIFTECREGTRMCGHCKALAAERTEKFLKEHQELREVAKDRLEEYGL; this is encoded by the coding sequence ATGAACATGAAGATCGACCCCTGGAGCGCATTGAACATTGACGACTATTCCAAGTTATTCGATGAATTCGGAATACTTCCATTTGACGATATGCTCGGGGAGATCGAGAACCCTCATAAGTTCATGAACCGTAAGATAATCTTTGGACACCGCAGTTATGACCTGATCACAGATGCCATGAAGAACAACAAACCGTTCTCCGTCATGAGCGGATTCATGCCCTCAGGTAAGATCCACCTCGGACACAAGATGGTAATGGAAGAGATTATCTGGCACCAGCAACAGGGTGCTGATGCCTTTGTAGGGATCGCTGACAGGGAGTCACATTCCGTCAGGGGCATGTCATGGGAAATGTGCAGGGACATCGGGATCAATGAATACATAATATCACTCATTGCCCTTGGTTTCGAGCCGGATGGGCATATCTACTTCCAGTCCGGTTCAGAGCAGGTCAAAGACCTTGCATTCGAACTTGCTTCAAAGGCAAATTACTCAGAACTCAGTGCGATCTACGGATTCACAGGTGAAACGAACGTTGCACACATGCTGAGCGCAGTGACGCAGAGTGCGGACATACTTCATCCACAGCTTGAAGAGTACGGTGGACCCAAGCCAACAGTGATACCTGTTGGTGCAGACCAGGACCCACACATCCGCCTTACAAGAGGACTTGGACATAAGATGAACATGTTCAAGATCGAAGGCAGGGAAGACAAGAAAGGAAACAAATATTTCAGCGTCCGCAGCAAGGGTGCTCCCGAGGAAGCCCTGAAGGAACTGAGCCAGCGTATTCCCGGAAAGACGAAGCTCTTCGAAGGACACGTCGATGTGTTCAGTGCTGATAACTTCGACATGCTATTGAATACGGTCAGAGAGGTCGAGCTGGAATTCAATGGATATGCATTCGTACCACCTTCATCTACATATCATAGATTCATGTCAGGACTGCAGGGCGGGAAGATGTCAAGCAGTGTACCTGAGAGTTATATCTCGCTCACTGAGGACCCCATGGGTGCTGCAAAGAAGGTCAAGAGAGCAAAGACCGGCGGCAGGATGACCCTTGACGAACAGAAGAAACTTGGCGGTGAACCTGACAAGTGTTCTGTCTATGAGATGTTCCTGTTCCATCTTGTCGATGATGACGAGGAACTGGCACAGATATTCACCGAATGCCGCGAAGGAACAAGAATGTGCGGGCACTGTAAGGCCCTCGCAGCCGAAAGGACAGAGAAGTTCCTCAAAGAGCATCAGGAACTGCGTGAAGTGGCAAAGGACAGACTTGAAGAGTACGGATTATAA